A single Candidatus Limnocylindrales bacterium DNA region contains:
- a CDS encoding SDR family oxidoreductase, with protein MDLGITGRKAIVCAASRGIGKACAMSLAREGVAVTINARNAETLALAADEIRSATGAEVAMVAGDIAEEATRQALLAACPQPDILVNNNGGPQPGRFQNWDRDDWLAALEANLLAPALMIRAVIDGMVERRFGRIVNITSAMVKAPVAAMGLSSGARSGLTSLCKGLSREVAHANVTINNLLPERIDTDRQRFMAELTAALRGHSVEQAYEEMRAGIAAQRLGRPEEVGDACAFLCSARAGFISGQNLQLDGGTYPGLT; from the coding sequence GTGGACCTGGGAATCACCGGAAGAAAGGCCATCGTCTGCGCCGCCAGCAGAGGCATCGGCAAGGCGTGCGCGATGTCGCTGGCCCGCGAAGGCGTGGCCGTCACAATCAACGCGCGCAATGCCGAGACGCTGGCGCTGGCTGCCGACGAGATCCGCTCGGCGACGGGCGCCGAGGTGGCGATGGTGGCCGGCGACATCGCCGAGGAGGCAACGCGCCAGGCGCTGCTAGCCGCGTGCCCGCAGCCCGACATCCTGGTGAACAACAACGGCGGACCGCAGCCCGGGCGCTTCCAGAACTGGGACCGCGACGACTGGCTGGCCGCGCTCGAGGCCAACCTGCTCGCGCCCGCGCTGATGATCCGTGCCGTCATCGACGGCATGGTCGAGCGCCGCTTCGGACGCATCGTCAACATCACCTCGGCGATGGTCAAGGCGCCGGTGGCGGCCATGGGTCTGTCCTCGGGAGCGCGGTCGGGCCTGACGTCGCTGTGCAAGGGCCTCTCGCGCGAGGTCGCGCACGCCAACGTCACCATCAACAACCTGCTGCCCGAGCGCATCGACACCGACCGCCAGCGCTTCATGGCCGAGCTGACCGCTGCCTTGCGCGGGCACAGCGTCGAGCAGGCCTACGAAGAGATGCGCGCCGGCATCGCCGCGCAGAGGCTGGGACGGCCCGAGGAAGTGGGCGATGCCTGCGCGTTCCTGTGCAGCGCGCGCGCCGGCTTCATCTCGGGCCAGAACCTGCAGCTTGACGGCGGCACTTATCCCGGCCTGACCTGA